AAACTCAACTCAATGATTTACTTTTAACGATAGAAGAATATATATGGTCTTTTGAGGACTAAATGTCGAACTAAAAAAGAACAATACCTGTCAAATTTTGACGAGGGTACAATAGACCTGTCAAAAAACGGTTGACGAGGGTAAAATAGAGGTCAATAAATCTGTCAAAAAGAGTTGATGAATAGACAATAGAACTATAATGACCTAATATATTCGCGCATTTTATCAGTTTTTATGTCACTATATCGTGAGAAAGTTTATTCCCACACTAAACACAATGGTCAACCACACAAAAGGTTCGTTTGATAGTATACAATAGAATCTTAAAGTGGATGAATGGGTGAATGGATCTGTGCGTGAGCCGATGGGTTGAGGtttgaatttgttatttcattaaaatgttgatttttgttcttctttttggtttcatttgtttgcttgatttttagccccgtacgaagtactgggggcttatacgattaatatgccgtttgtaacatgtcgaattggaagcagccagtaagggcaaagcatttggttatgttcatagatgacaaatccgcaataaaaaaaatgtccgtccgtccgtccgtccgtccgtccgtccgtgacccctctagctagagtaaatcacaaccttttttcaaaattctttttttccccgattggtatggacaaaagtaaggtcaagttcgaaaatgggcatggtagggccggcccttccagagctagggccctataggtgtttttcagtctttcgccgatatctaccgaaatacgcacgcaatacctgcttgtgatatatcaaatgaaaggtattgacgagtagaacaaagttgctgaacattgtttttgggtaagatgcaatgtgggcttgttgggatcgctcaaaggtcgttactgggccctaagtgttttttgcacataaatcgagtaaatctcgtccgattttgctatatttagttttttatgaaaggtaattgaataccgaaaagaacgtggggaaaaagtttcaaattcgggcccttggactaaggccgctactcggccctatgtcgtttttgcacataaatcgaataaatctcatccgattttgctagtttttgtttcatttgagagataattgaatgccgaatagaatgatggcaaaaaaagtttcaaatttgggtccttggactaaggccgctactcggccctaagggttttttgcacataaatcgagtaaatctcatccgattttgttagtttttgtttcgtttcgtttgagagataattgaataccgaaaagaacgtggcgaaaaaagtttcaaattgggtcccttggactaaggccactacttggccctaagtgttttttgcacataaatcgagtaaatctcatccgattttgatagatttagttttctatggaaggtaattgaataccgaaaagaacgtggcgaaaaaagtttcaaatttgggcccttgaactaaggccgctgctcggccctaagtgttttttgcacataaatcgagtatatttcatcagattttgctactttttgtttcgtttgacagataattcaataccgaaagaaaattgggataaaaaaagttgtaaattcggaTTCCTAAGATTACGTCGTAAgcttttgttttatacttgagaagtacttcgtacgggcttttgtaattgcgctaagcgcaattttaaagatgaacgctTACATAtacaatttgcaaaaatatacaatgatgtcaagtacgcaataaggttacggaagcattttgatatcggacgaataagggttacgggcttattagggctatggacgtataatggtttcgggctaaataggtttacgggtcgtacggggctcagtcgtagcaaacgctccgactgttctgatgccttgtttacaAAAAGTTTACCCTCCCTACCGTAGAGCGCATACAATAACAAAACTCTCGACACTGTCGTTCCTGACGAGTCCCCCAGTGTTctgtttccacataaaattcacGGGAATTTTATGGAAGTGAACTAGTGAGTTTTGAGATTAGCTGGACGAAACGGTGTCTCTAGGAACTTTAGGGATAACGCGACTTagacaatttgattttgatcggtTTAACGTAATTTTGACTTAACGACGACAAAGATTTGGCCTTTTTGCGTTGTTTTTGATTTGTCGAAATACGTCAGACGAATGGCTCGCGATTAGTATAATAGCTTCGCGCTGTGGGATGGTGCTAATGTTAGAAATAGTCCGTTGCGCaattgtaacgttaaaaagcaCAGAAATATTTCAGACACATCATGAACAGATGAAcagattcaccatattaaggtTGATTGCATAAATATTGCAAACATCCGTGACTCTGACATATGCGAAGtgctttttaacgttacaattGCGCAACGGACTATTTCTAACATTAGCACTATCCCACAGCGCGAAGCTATTATACTAATCGCGAGCCATTCGTCTGACGTATTTCgacaaatcagaaaacaacgCAAGAAGGCCAAATCTCTGTCGTGGTTAAGTCAAAATTACGTTAAaccgatcaaaatcaaattgtctAAGTCGCGTTATCCCTAAAGTACCTAGAGACACCGTTTCGTCCAGCTAATCTCAAAACTCACTAGTTCACTTCCATAAAATTCCCgtgaattttatgtggaaacagAAAACTGGGGGACTCGTCAGGAACGACAGTGTCGAGAGTTTTGTTATTGTATGCGCTCTACGGTAGGGAGGgtaaactttttgtaaaaaatcaagcaaacaaatgaaaccaaaaagaagaacaaaaatcaacattttaatgaaataacaaattcaaaCCTCAATCCATCGGCTCACgcacaaggctgtatacttcggggaggtcacgcagaccgccattttattagatacgcgggaacacaccacttctgatgattttacatttacaaaaaattcaccacatcatcaagacgacgagaatcatcagagtaggtgaacttttgtatgaaatcggccattttatcatcaactgtggtgtgtaacccgcgtatctgtatctgtgtgacctccccaagtatacagccttgctcACGCAAAGATCCATTCACCCATTCATTCACTTTTGCACAAAAACTCACAACAGTAAACTTCACGAGTTGAAAATAAGGCAacgtcaaaacaaaattgtatagAAAATAAGATTGTTTGTTTGCGTTTCTCTCTCATTTTGACGTTGCCCCATGgacaaatgtttaaaaaaatcgctcTCTTATAAAACTCAAAAGGTATAATGTTGGACACACTTTGTTATGTTGCAATACATGCCACAACTTCATACCCTTCATTCTAAACAATGCAGTGCAGGCAATTGTATTTCGTTAATCTTTACGAATACAACTTGACAAACCCGAAACTCGGGTtccgaaaattttgtgatCCGCTGAGTGTTTGCACTACCTGTAGTGTTGATATACTTTGGTTACACTGCTCTACGCTAAGTTTTGAAATTATCCTATTAAGACCTTTCAGTTGATCACAAAGGTGGGGGCACCAATATTTTCTATTAGTTCCTCCGCTAACTTCTGACTTCGAGAGTTTCTTAACTTGTTCATTCAAGTCCTTGGTTTTATTGGCTATTACAAAACAACGTTTAGAACAGAGAATTGATCCCATTAAAGCGCCAGATAGAAGGAGCATGTAGTAGACgtatgttgaaaaaattgaacgacAAAGAACTGCTTTCCAAAGTCGTTATAACGTAACCACAGAGTCAATATCCGGAATTCTGGATCACAGATACATCACGTAACATTAAGTGGACGCACAAAATACCAActttacaattaatttgatGATATGACAAGCACCATGTTGGATTTCGTTTCTTCGCCGTAAGCTTTGAGTTTTTTCTTGGACTATAGCGGCGTGATGAACTTTTTCCAAGAAGAAACTTTAACATGACAAGTACCATGACACTTCGTTTGAGTTGAATCAATTactatgaaaaatatttattttatctgtGGTTTATCTGTTGTTATGTTGTGAAAACTGCTCAGATGTTCTTTCTATCTGGCGTGCCAGGAAGCGCCATCTAGGTCAAATTTCTCTTTATTATCTCaggacaaaagaaaaaacctTGTACAATTATCCAAGGTAAtatgatgataaaatggcggatttcatacaaataaagTCAATACATCATCACGGCGATGACAATCGTTAATTGAAGTGAGTTTTTCGTACGATATCCGCCATTTTATCGTCACCtatggtgtgtaacccgcgtatctgtatcggCGCCACCTCCTTACAATATATTGCCTTGCAATTATCCTTGTACAAACTATTCAAATAATCTAGAGAATATCAATAGGGCTCTAACTATCTCGAACTGAAATCTTACGGAATGAAGAGGAGGGGTGAGTTTTATGACAATTTTTCGTTCTCGATGTACCGGCGAACAGTGTAAGAATCGGAAATCTTTCAGTTTTATCGAAGCGGAAGAGGGAGAGAGTACAATCGAGTACACGCAATCACGGATTGTCCAAAATGTGGACATAACATCAGCCGCAAAGCATTTCAGCTTGAATCTGGGATTCGGGCCGTAACGAATGAAATACACGAAAAATGGTCGTCACTTACTGATCGGGGGACGAAAGGGGCACGTAGCTGCATTCGACTGGATAACGAAGCGACTTCACTGCGAAATGAATGTGACCGAAGAGGTGGTCGATGTAGCCTGGTTGCACATAGAAACGATGTATGCTGTGGCCCAGAAGAACTAGGTCCATTTCTACGACAATCAAGACACGGAACTGCATTGCGTCAAGCAGATGGACAGTGTCAATCGATTGGAGTTTCTTCCACATCATTTCCTGCTAGCCAGTGGCAATGAAGTTGGCTTTCTCAGTTGGTTAGACACCTCCATTGGACAAATGGTTAGCGAATACAATACGCGACTAGGTCCGGTACGACTAATGACAACAAATCCCACTAACGGAGTGCTGTGTTTGGGTGGCTCGAAAGGTGTGGTGTCGATGTGGTCTCCGTCTACTCGAGAACCGTTAGCCAAACTGTTGTGCCATCCGACACCACTTTCATCGATAGCAGTCGACCCGAAAGGCACCTACATGGCCACATGCGGTCTCGACAAATCGGTGAAAATTTGGGACATCCGAGCTCTAAGCGGACCGACCATCGAGTACAAAATCCGGCTACCCGCTCAACACATGGCAATTTCGCAAAAAGGTTTATTGGGCCTGGCAATGGGCAATGTGTGCGAAGTACACAAGAAGCCGAATTTGATATCGGCAACGCATGCGTACATCATGCAAAAGTGCGACGATTTCATTCACGGCATGGAAATCTGTCCGTACGAGGATGTTCTGGGCGTGACAACGCGAAAAGGATTCCAATCGCTGCTGGTACCCGGTTCGGGTGAAGCCAATTTCGATGCCTTGGAAGCGAATCCATTCCAAACGAAATCGCAGCGCAGAGAGAACGAAGTGCATGCACTGTTGGACAAAATCCCGTCCGAGTTTATTGCGTTGGATCCGGCTGCTATTGTTCGCGTTGATGTGCCTACGTTCAGAGAAAAGGTCGAAGCGAAGAAGAAGTTGTTTGTACGTGTGTCCTCTGTGAAACTGGTGTTCCGTTAggctcatacatttttttttcgtgttattGCAGTATCTGAAAGCGCCCAAGATCGATTTCAAACGCGCGAAAAAGATGAAGGGCAAAGGAGGTTCGGCTAATACGGCCAAAGTTAAGCAGATCGTCAAGAGCGCGAAGAAGAAGGTAAGTTTCTGGGAAATTATTTGTTCGCAGAGTCTCGGTTTACGAAAAGAAAAGTCAACATCCGAAAGAGGATCCTAAATCCTAAAAATCttccaacgtttttttttttttttaaataaatccgTTTATTATCATCCCTTATACAAGCGTGCGTGGGATACGACCCAAAATTCATGCAAAAAGTACaatcaaaagtaaaagtaaaaaaaaaacaaataatcttAATTCAACAGGTAAAATTCTCTAAGAGAGATTCGTCAAAAAAGGCAAATAAAGTTAAACTTCAAAACGACCATAAAACTATAAAGATATCACAGAGAAAAATCATCACAACGGTAAACCAGTCAACTTAAATCAGTTAAGCAAAACGTAAGGCGATATCACATTGAACTTGTGAGCACTGTCTTTCATGACCGCAGTCTTGAGCCTAGCTTTAAAAGTCTTAATGCACATTAAATGCCGGAGGTcaccacaaaatttattatactCAGTCGACGATTGCTTCAAGGCTGGATGTTTGTGGGAGCAGTGTAACTGGTTCGCTTGACGAGTGCGGTGTGAATGGATCTCATGGTTAAACCGAATGTCGAAGTGGTTTTTGGTAAGCGAATTGACGACTTTGTGGACGTAGGTGATCCGTTCAACAGCTGCCAGTTTCTCAATCGGAAGTATACTTGTTAGTATAAGAAGGTCGTTGATGTGAAGCGATGTAGGTGGTACAGAGCCTTGATACATCGATTTTGTATTCTCTGCAATTGTTGCAATTTACTCTTGGATCCCACGCTGTATATAGGCAGCATGTATGAGATGTGACTTTCAACGTAGGCAAAGTAGAGTTGTTTACGCTTGCTCAGAGGGATGAATTTCGCTTTACGCCACATAAGCGGGATGAAGGGACGTATTTTCCTCTTAACGTGTTCAATGTGTTGCTTAAACGACAGTCTTTCGTCAAGTACCAAACCAAGGTATTTGAACGTGCTAACACGCTTGATCGCCTCTCCGTCTATAGTTATGTTTAGATCAGCAAGTAGCCGTGCTTTCCCAAACGTCATATAGCAGGTCTTTGATGTGTTGATGGTGAGAACGTTCCGACACAGCCATTTGTGGAGAGCAATCATGTCGATTTGCATTGTACGTTCCAGCTCTTCCGCAGTCTCACACGCATAGTACATTGCAGTGTCGTCGGCATACAATATCAATTTGCCAATCAGTCCGAGGGTGAGTATATCGGCAATGTAAATTATAAAGTGGAGAGGACCCATCTTTGAGCCTTGCGCAACTCCAACAGAAACGTTTCGAAATATGCTCCAGCTGTTCTTCATTTTTGTAGCAGTGGTACGGTTGCAGAGGTAACTCATCATCAGGTCAGCTGCTTTGTCAGATAAACCGGCACGTTTAAGCTTAAGTGATAACCGCAAGGGATCTACGGTATCAAAAGCTCGTTTCAAATCGATGAATATAACACCAACAAATTTCTTCCTATTTCTCCCGCTGTGATGAAATCGACAAGTTGGTAGGCAGCGCTCAGGCAACAGGATTGGCGAATGAAACCAAATTGATTTCCTTTGAAGAAGTTCAGGCTGTCGAGATACGCACACAGTTGTTTCACCAGTAGAAACTCGAACACTTTGGAAAGGGACGTTAGTAGCGTAAGTCCACGGAAGTTTTCAATGTCAAGGCTACCGCTCTTATGAATAAGTTTAAGGCGACCTTTGAGAAGCTCAGCCGGGAAAACAGTCGTCCGAATAGCCAGATTTATACAAA
This window of the Bradysia coprophila strain Holo2 unplaced genomic scaffold, BU_Bcop_v1 contig_324, whole genome shotgun sequence genome carries:
- the LOC119079668 gene encoding LOW QUALITY PROTEIN: WD repeat-containing protein 46-like (The sequence of the model RefSeq protein was modified relative to this genomic sequence to represent the inferred CDS: substituted 2 bases at 2 genomic stop codons); amino-acid sequence: TEILRNEEEGFIEAEEGESTIEYTQSRIVQNVDITSAAKHFSLNLGFGPXRMKYTKNGRHLLIGGRKGHVAAFDWITKRLHCEMNVTEEVVDVAWLHIETMYAVAQKNXVHFYDNQDTELHCVKQMDSVNRLEFLPHHFLLASGNEVGFLSWLDTSIGQMVSEYNTRLGPVRLMTTNPTNGVLCLGGSKGVVSMWSPSTREPLAKLLCHPTPLSSIAVDPKGTYMATCGLDKSVKIWDIRALSGPTIEYKIRLPAQHMAISQKGLLGLAMGNVCEVHKKPNLISATHAYIMQKCDDFIHGMEICPYEDVLGVTTRKGFQSLLVPGSGEANFDALEANPFQTKSQRRENEVHALLDKIPSEFIALDPAAIVRVDVPTFREKVEAKKKLFYLKAPKIDFKRAKKMKGKGGSANTAKVKQIVKSAKKKEFIRDIKGIKEKLFNEHKVKSSESSTDQPKHVLDRFKSKKKT